One window of the Ideonella sp. WA131b genome contains the following:
- a CDS encoding peptidyl-prolyl cis-trans isomerase: MTKTVQMDTSAGTLRIELDDVAAPLSTANFLAYVKAGHYDGTVFHRVIKGFMLQGGGFEPGMKQKGTLAPIRNEASNGLKNKHYTLAMARTSDPHSATAQFFINTTDNGFLDFKSESAQGWGYAVFGKVVAGMDVVDTIEKVRTGRKGFHDDVPLEDVLITSAAEIV, from the coding sequence ATGACCAAGACCGTGCAGATGGACACCAGCGCAGGCACCCTGCGCATCGAGCTCGACGACGTGGCCGCGCCCTTGTCGACCGCCAACTTCCTGGCCTACGTCAAGGCCGGCCACTACGACGGCACCGTGTTCCACCGCGTCATCAAGGGCTTCATGCTCCAGGGCGGCGGCTTCGAACCCGGCATGAAGCAGAAGGGCACGCTCGCGCCCATCCGCAACGAGGCCTCCAACGGCCTGAAGAACAAGCACTACACGCTGGCGATGGCGCGCACCTCCGATCCGCACTCGGCCACGGCGCAGTTCTTCATCAACACCACCGACAACGGCTTCCTCGACTTCAAGAGCGAAAGCGCCCAGGGCTGGGGCTACGCCGTCTTCGGCAAGGTCGTCGCCGGCATGGACGTGGTCGACACCATCGAGAAGGTGCGCACCGGACGCAAGGGCTTCCACGACGACGTGCCGCTGGAAGACGTGCTCATCACCAGCGCCGCCGAGATCGTCTGA
- a CDS encoding serine hydrolase: protein MELMPRHPFARAGLLTGFLCASLFGLYGCSTLPLWMVVQGKAEITDHRHFDNAPVARAPVPSTLPGTPPGAPVVLRWPGGLSAEAAAAQLAERDTVALLVLRRGVLVHEEYFNGFNRDTLGSSFSVAKSVVSLLIGVAIAEGHIQGVDDPVTRYLPELLVQDARFGQITLRHLLLMRSGIDFQESYNVPWSQAARFYLAPDLKAEVARLRIKTPPDQAYSYQSGDTQLLGMALERAVGTSLAAYLQHRLWQPMGAEFDASWSLDSRAAGVARAFCCLNARAVDYLRLGQLVLNGGRAANGAQLVDAEWLRQSTAVQQRPGVDAAARRNLERPASRLQAFYAWQWRRALSSAQTEAGQQAAARLPGTSAWPDALTAEPGDDFYAEGLRGQYIYIAPATQTVIVRLGRERGGLFWPAWLGELARLNP from the coding sequence ATGGAACTGATGCCTCGGCACCCTTTCGCCCGGGCCGGCCTGCTGACCGGCTTCCTGTGCGCCAGCCTGTTCGGCCTGTACGGCTGCAGCACGCTGCCCCTGTGGATGGTGGTCCAGGGCAAGGCCGAGATCACGGACCACCGGCACTTCGACAATGCGCCTGTCGCGCGCGCACCCGTGCCATCGACCTTGCCCGGCACACCCCCGGGTGCACCGGTGGTGCTGCGATGGCCCGGCGGCTTGTCGGCTGAGGCGGCTGCAGCCCAGCTTGCCGAGCGCGATACCGTGGCGCTGCTGGTGTTGCGCCGTGGTGTGCTGGTGCACGAGGAGTACTTCAACGGGTTCAACCGCGACACCCTGGGCAGCTCTTTCTCAGTGGCCAAGTCGGTGGTGTCGCTGCTTATCGGCGTGGCCATCGCCGAGGGCCACATCCAAGGCGTGGACGACCCCGTCACCCGCTACCTGCCCGAGCTGCTGGTCCAGGATGCTCGCTTCGGCCAGATCACCTTGCGCCACCTGCTGCTCATGCGCAGCGGCATCGACTTCCAGGAAAGCTACAACGTGCCTTGGTCGCAGGCGGCGCGCTTCTACCTTGCCCCCGACCTGAAGGCCGAAGTGGCCCGTTTGCGCATCAAGACGCCGCCCGACCAAGCCTACTCCTACCAGAGCGGCGACACGCAACTGCTGGGCATGGCGCTGGAACGTGCGGTGGGCACATCCCTGGCGGCTTATCTGCAGCACCGCCTTTGGCAACCGATGGGCGCCGAGTTCGACGCCAGCTGGAGCCTGGACAGCCGCGCCGCCGGTGTGGCGCGTGCCTTCTGCTGCCTCAACGCCCGTGCGGTGGACTACCTGCGCCTGGGCCAGCTGGTGTTGAACGGTGGGCGCGCTGCCAACGGTGCCCAGCTCGTTGACGCTGAGTGGCTGCGGCAGAGCACGGCCGTCCAGCAGCGGCCCGGCGTCGACGCAGCGGCCCGCCGCAATCTTGAAAGACCGGCCAGCCGCCTCCAGGCCTTCTATGCCTGGCAGTGGCGGCGCGCGCTCTCATCGGCGCAGACGGAGGCCGGTCAGCAAGCGGCGGCCCGCCTCCCCGGCACGTCGGCCTGGCCCGATGCCCTCACCGCCGAGCCCGGCGACGACTTCTATGCCGAAGGCCTGCGCGGGCAATACATCTACATCGCACCAGCGACACAGACGGTGATCGTGCGCCTGGGGCGTGAACGAGGCGGCCTGTTCTGGCCGGCCTGGCTGGGCGAGCTGGCGCGGCTGAATCCCTGA
- the cysS gene encoding cysteine--tRNA ligase, translating into MTLHIHNTLTRRLERFEPIEPGHVRMYVCGITVYDRCHLGHARMAMSFDTVVRWLRTSGWRVTYVRNITDIDDKIIRRAVERGSTIRALTDEMTALMHADFDALKLLRPTHEPRATAYVPQMLSMIGRLERNGLAYRARAGDDAGDVNFAVRKQPGYGKLSGKSLDELRAGERVATTAAKEDPLDFVLWKAAKPTEPEDAIWDSPFGRGRPGWAIECSAMGEALLGAPFDIHGGGLDLVFPHHENEIAQSEGAGAREFVRTWMHNGFLNVDDTKMSKSLHNFFTIADVLKSVDGESLRLFMLRTHYRSPFNFSDTVLEEARSALRRLYTALDAAGSPPPLAAIDWTEPRAATFKAAMDDDFNTAGALAVLFELVGSVNRGEKADAALLRSLGGVLGLLEQPPRQWLQGGAVGIDEAWVAQRIAARAAAKQARDFAEADRIRQQLAEQGVLLKDSPQGTTWVRA; encoded by the coding sequence ATGACGCTGCACATCCACAACACGCTGACGCGCCGGCTCGAGCGCTTCGAGCCCATCGAACCCGGCCATGTGCGAATGTATGTCTGCGGCATCACGGTCTACGACCGCTGCCACCTGGGCCATGCCCGGATGGCGATGTCTTTCGACACGGTGGTGCGCTGGCTTCGGACCAGCGGCTGGCGCGTGACCTACGTCCGCAACATCACCGACATCGACGACAAGATCATCCGGCGCGCGGTCGAGCGCGGCAGCACGATCCGCGCGCTGACCGACGAGATGACTGCGCTGATGCACGCCGACTTCGACGCGCTGAAGCTGCTGCGGCCGACGCACGAGCCGCGTGCGACGGCGTACGTGCCGCAGATGCTGTCGATGATCGGCCGCCTTGAGCGCAACGGCCTGGCCTACCGCGCCAGGGCTGGCGATGACGCCGGCGACGTGAACTTCGCGGTGCGCAAGCAGCCGGGCTACGGCAAGCTCAGCGGCAAGAGCCTGGATGAGCTGCGCGCCGGCGAGCGCGTGGCCACCACCGCCGCCAAGGAAGACCCGCTGGACTTCGTGCTGTGGAAGGCGGCCAAGCCCACCGAGCCGGAGGACGCCATCTGGGACAGCCCCTTCGGCCGCGGCCGCCCCGGCTGGGCCATCGAGTGCTCGGCCATGGGCGAGGCGCTGCTGGGTGCACCCTTCGACATCCACGGTGGCGGTCTGGACCTGGTGTTCCCGCACCACGAAAACGAGATCGCGCAGAGTGAGGGTGCCGGCGCGCGCGAGTTCGTGCGCACCTGGATGCACAACGGTTTTCTCAACGTCGACGACACGAAGATGTCGAAGTCGCTGCACAACTTCTTCACCATTGCCGACGTGCTGAAGTCGGTCGACGGCGAGAGTCTGCGCCTGTTCATGCTGCGCACGCACTACCGCAGCCCGTTCAATTTCAGCGACACCGTGCTTGAAGAAGCGCGCAGCGCACTGCGCCGCCTGTACACCGCGCTGGACGCCGCGGGCAGCCCGCCGCCATTGGCGGCGATCGACTGGACCGAACCCCGCGCCGCCACTTTCAAGGCCGCGATGGACGACGACTTCAACACCGCCGGCGCCCTTGCCGTGTTGTTCGAGCTGGTGGGCAGCGTCAACCGCGGCGAGAAGGCCGACGCGGCGCTGCTGCGGTCTCTCGGGGGCGTGCTCGGCCTGCTTGAGCAGCCGCCGCGGCAGTGGCTGCAGGGCGGCGCCGTGGGCATCGACGAAGCCTGGGTCGCGCAGCGCATCGCTGCGCGTGCCGCGGCCAAGCAGGCCCGCGACTTCGCCGAGGCTGACCGCATCCGCCAACAGCTCGCCGAGCAGGGCGTGCTGCTGAAGGACTCGCCGCAAGGCACGACCTGGGTCCGCGCCTGA
- a CDS encoding UDP-2,3-diacylglucosamine diphosphatase, protein MAGRGVPTAPAATVRPAGLPAFFEMAAPEGWQAVDFISDLHLDEALPRTTEAWMAHLRHTRADCVVMLGDIFELWVGDEQVDRPFEASCVAAMADAASHRELAFMVGNRDFLAGPRLWREAGLRALPDPTVLDAWGQRVLLTHGDALCLDDRPYQAFRTEVRGEAWRKAFLARPLADRLAMAAEIRQASRTRRQFDGSSLADVDPAEAVKWMHAMGTREMVHGHTHRPGSHALAPGFKRHVLSDWDLDTAGRAEVLRLTRDGFERVAPARAT, encoded by the coding sequence ATGGCGGGGCGCGGCGTGCCGACCGCGCCCGCGGCGACCGTGAGACCCGCCGGGTTGCCGGCCTTCTTCGAGATGGCAGCCCCTGAGGGCTGGCAGGCTGTCGACTTCATTTCCGACCTGCACCTGGACGAGGCCCTGCCACGCACCACCGAGGCCTGGATGGCGCACCTTCGCCATACACGGGCGGACTGCGTGGTCATGCTGGGCGACATCTTCGAACTGTGGGTGGGCGACGAGCAGGTCGACCGTCCCTTCGAGGCGAGCTGTGTGGCTGCCATGGCCGACGCGGCCAGCCACCGCGAGCTGGCCTTCATGGTGGGCAACCGCGACTTCCTGGCAGGCCCGCGGCTGTGGCGCGAGGCCGGGCTGCGCGCCCTGCCCGACCCCACGGTGCTTGATGCCTGGGGCCAGCGCGTACTGCTCACGCACGGCGACGCGCTGTGCCTCGACGACCGGCCATACCAGGCTTTTCGGACCGAAGTGCGCGGCGAGGCCTGGCGCAAGGCCTTCCTGGCGCGCCCGCTGGCGGACAGGCTGGCCATGGCGGCCGAGATCCGCCAGGCCAGCCGCACGCGCCGACAGTTCGACGGCAGCAGCCTGGCCGACGTCGACCCTGCCGAAGCGGTGAAGTGGATGCACGCGATGGGCACCCGCGAGATGGTGCACGGCCACACCCACCGCCCGGGCAGCCACGCGCTGGCGCCCGGATTCAAGCGCCACGTGCTCAGCGACTGGGACCTGGACACCGCCGGCCGGGCCGAGGTGCTGCGCCTGACGCGTGACGGCTTCGAGCGCGTGGCGCCGGCACGCGCGACCTGA
- a CDS encoding tetratricopeptide repeat protein: MCTGVLAAASLPDEVNTLLAAGRAAEALQRIEQALLVSPREAQTRFVHGVVLMELRRDAEAAELFTRIAQEFPELPEPFNNLGLLHARAGRLDAARVALEAALRNDPGHRAARANLAEVHLMLAVANWEQLGTTAPLEPRLARRLQAVRELLVPAAR, encoded by the coding sequence ATGTGCACGGGCGTGCTGGCCGCGGCCTCCCTGCCCGACGAAGTGAACACCCTTTTGGCGGCTGGCCGCGCCGCCGAGGCGCTGCAACGCATCGAGCAAGCGCTGTTGGTGAGCCCGCGCGAAGCGCAGACCCGCTTCGTGCACGGCGTGGTGCTGATGGAGCTGCGGCGCGACGCCGAGGCCGCCGAGCTCTTCACGCGCATCGCGCAGGAGTTCCCCGAACTGCCCGAGCCCTTCAACAACCTCGGCCTGCTGCACGCCCGCGCCGGCCGGCTGGATGCGGCGCGCGTGGCGCTCGAGGCCGCGCTGCGCAACGACCCAGGCCACCGCGCCGCCCGCGCCAACCTGGCGGAGGTGCACCTGATGCTGGCCGTGGCCAACTGGGAGCAGCTCGGCACCACTGCGCCGCTGGAGCCCCGATTGGCGCGCCGCCTGCAAGCCGTGCGCGAGCTGCTGGTACCGGCAGCCCGGTAG
- the tilS gene encoding tRNA lysidine(34) synthetase TilS, translated as MAVATSGGPDSTALLHCTLAQAGQAGVEVWALHVHHGLMPEADAWQAQVARQARRWGARYATERLQGAPAKGDSVEAWARQGRYAALARMAKAAGCGLVLLAQHRRDQAETWLLQALRGAGNAGLSAMPRQAQRDGVTFARPWLDQPRGAIEAYVRRHRLRVVDDASNADPRYARSRLRQAVWPALQAAFPQVDTVLTMAARHAQAAQALADEVATADASGVLYGEVLRLAPWRALSPARRANLLRAWLQQCLGQGAPQTLVERLLAEAAAGVAPARWPAPGATVCRRGGELTVHLAAGATGHRQRAT; from the coding sequence GTGGCCGTGGCCACCAGCGGCGGCCCCGATTCCACCGCGCTGCTGCACTGCACGCTGGCGCAGGCCGGCCAGGCGGGCGTTGAGGTCTGGGCCTTGCACGTGCACCACGGGCTGATGCCCGAGGCCGATGCCTGGCAGGCGCAGGTGGCGCGCCAGGCGCGGCGCTGGGGCGCTCGCTACGCGACCGAACGGCTGCAAGGCGCGCCGGCCAAGGGCGACAGCGTGGAGGCCTGGGCTCGTCAGGGCCGCTACGCCGCGCTGGCGCGGATGGCGAAGGCGGCTGGCTGTGGTCTCGTGCTGCTGGCCCAACACCGGCGCGACCAAGCCGAGACCTGGCTGCTTCAGGCCCTGCGCGGCGCCGGCAACGCGGGCCTGAGCGCGATGCCACGGCAGGCGCAGCGCGACGGCGTCACTTTCGCGCGGCCCTGGCTCGACCAGCCCCGCGGGGCCATCGAGGCCTATGTGCGCCGGCACCGCCTGCGGGTGGTGGACGACGCCAGCAATGCCGACCCGCGCTATGCCCGCAGCCGCTTGCGCCAGGCCGTGTGGCCGGCCTTGCAGGCCGCCTTCCCGCAGGTGGACACGGTGTTGACGATGGCGGCGCGCCACGCCCAGGCGGCGCAGGCCTTGGCCGACGAGGTGGCCACTGCCGACGCCTCGGGCGTGCTTTACGGCGAGGTCTTGCGACTGGCACCCTGGCGCGCGCTGAGCCCGGCTCGCCGCGCGAACCTGCTGCGCGCCTGGCTGCAGCAGTGCCTGGGGCAGGGCGCGCCGCAGACGCTGGTGGAGCGCCTGCTGGCCGAAGCTGCGGCCGGTGTGGCCCCGGCGCGCTGGCCCGCCCCGGGCGCCACCGTGTGCCGCCGTGGCGGCGAGCTGACGGTGCACCTGGCGGCTGGCGCGACTGGGCATCGTCAGCGCGCGACCTAG
- a CDS encoding acetyl-CoA carboxylase carboxyltransferase subunit alpha, translated as MSKRHFLEFENPIAELEGKIEELRYVQTESAVDISDEIERLSEKSQQLTRDIFANLTPWQVTLIARHPQRPYTLDYVNEVFTDFHELHGDRHYADDLSIVGGLARFNGLPCMVVGHQKGRDTKERTLRNFGMSRPEGYRKALRLMHLAQKFGLPVFTFVDTPGAYPGIGAEERGQSEAIGRNIFEMAQLEVPIISTIIGEGGSGGALAISVADQVLMLQYSVYSVISPEGCASILWKTAERASEAAEALGITAHRLKALGLVDKIVSEPVGGAHRDLPWMSAQLKRALADALRQVSDLKPKDLLNRRYERLRAYGRYTDSKDH; from the coding sequence ATGAGCAAACGACATTTCCTGGAGTTCGAGAACCCGATCGCCGAGCTCGAAGGCAAGATCGAGGAACTGCGTTACGTGCAGACCGAGTCGGCGGTGGACATTTCCGACGAGATCGAGCGCCTGAGCGAAAAGAGCCAGCAGCTCACGCGCGACATCTTCGCCAACCTCACGCCCTGGCAGGTGACGCTGATCGCGCGCCATCCGCAGCGGCCCTACACGCTGGACTACGTGAACGAGGTCTTCACCGACTTCCACGAGTTGCACGGCGACCGCCACTACGCCGATGACCTGTCCATCGTCGGCGGTCTGGCGCGCTTCAACGGCCTGCCCTGCATGGTGGTGGGCCACCAGAAGGGCCGTGACACGAAGGAGCGCACGCTGCGCAACTTCGGCATGAGCCGGCCCGAGGGCTACCGCAAGGCGCTGCGCCTGATGCACCTGGCACAGAAGTTCGGCCTGCCGGTCTTCACCTTCGTCGACACGCCCGGCGCCTACCCCGGCATCGGCGCCGAAGAGCGCGGACAGTCCGAGGCCATCGGCCGCAACATCTTCGAGATGGCGCAGCTCGAGGTGCCCATCATCAGCACCATCATCGGCGAGGGCGGCTCCGGCGGTGCGCTGGCCATCAGCGTCGCCGATCAGGTGCTGATGCTGCAGTACAGCGTTTACTCGGTGATTTCGCCTGAGGGCTGCGCCAGCATCCTGTGGAAGACGGCCGAGCGGGCATCCGAGGCCGCGGAGGCCCTGGGCATCACCGCGCACCGCCTCAAGGCCCTGGGCCTGGTGGACAAGATCGTCAGCGAGCCCGTGGGCGGCGCGCACCGCGATCTGCCCTGGATGTCGGCCCAGCTCAAGCGCGCGCTGGCCGATGCCTTGCGCCAGGTGAGCGATCTCAAGCCCAAGGACCTGCTCAACCGCCGCTACGAGCGGCTGCGCGCCTACGGCCGGTACACCGACAGCAAGGACCACTGA
- a CDS encoding DNA-3-methyladenine glycosylase 2 family protein — protein MAPSRAAPEPPAGSPVYWDDACRHLSRRDRVLKKLIPQFGEARLASRGDAFTTLARSIVGQQISVKAAQSVWDRFAAAVGGAPHRLAPKAVLAIATPAMREAGLSARKCEYLQDLARHFADGRAKPAHWGAMDDEAIVAELEAIRGIGRWTAEMFLIFHLMRPDVLPLDDLGLLKGISLSYFSGEPVSRADAREVAEAWAPYRSVATWYIWRSLDPLPVEY, from the coding sequence ATGGCCCCGTCGCGTGCCGCGCCGGAGCCGCCGGCCGGCTCTCCGGTCTACTGGGACGACGCGTGCAGGCATTTGTCGCGCCGAGACCGCGTCCTCAAGAAGCTGATCCCGCAGTTCGGCGAGGCCCGCCTGGCCAGCCGTGGCGACGCCTTCACGACGCTGGCGCGCAGCATCGTCGGCCAGCAGATCAGCGTGAAGGCCGCGCAGTCGGTCTGGGACCGGTTTGCTGCCGCCGTGGGCGGTGCGCCGCACCGGCTGGCGCCCAAGGCCGTGCTGGCCATCGCCACGCCCGCGATGCGCGAAGCCGGGCTGTCGGCGCGCAAGTGCGAGTATCTGCAGGATCTGGCCCGGCATTTCGCCGACGGCCGGGCCAAGCCGGCGCACTGGGGCGCGATGGACGACGAGGCCATCGTCGCCGAGCTCGAGGCCATCCGTGGCATCGGCCGCTGGACGGCCGAGATGTTCCTCATCTTCCACTTGATGCGGCCCGATGTGCTGCCGCTGGACGACCTCGGGCTGCTCAAGGGCATCAGCCTGAGCTACTTCAGCGGCGAGCCCGTTTCGCGCGCCGACGCGCGCGAGGTGGCCGAGGCCTGGGCACCTTACCGCTCGGTGGCGACTTGGTACATTTGGCGCAGCCTGGACCCGCTCCCCGTGGAGTACTGA
- a CDS encoding zinc-dependent peptidase — MLGRLWQDWRSARDEAAVRRRAIPDDLWKRTLVRYPFLQRRDPADAAELRRLTSLFLDRKEFVCTGSLQLTNALAVAIAAQAALPVLRLGIERYDGFVGLVVHPEPVVARREHADDDGVVHAYEEPLAGEAMAGGPVMLVWPDVRRAGQSAPQGYNVVIHEFAHVLDMADGLADGVPLLPPSIDRGGWCAMLDREYQTFAARVEREEDTALDPYAASAVEEFFAVASESFFVDPARMRAEHAALYGQFRNFYRQDPASDLPARVLARP; from the coding sequence ATGCTCGGAAGGCTCTGGCAGGACTGGCGCAGCGCCCGCGACGAGGCGGCCGTGCGCCGTCGCGCCATCCCCGACGATCTGTGGAAGCGCACCCTGGTCCGCTACCCCTTCCTGCAGCGACGTGACCCTGCCGACGCGGCCGAACTGCGCCGGCTGACGAGCCTGTTTCTCGACCGCAAGGAGTTTGTCTGCACCGGTAGCCTGCAGCTCACGAATGCGCTTGCGGTGGCGATCGCGGCGCAGGCAGCGCTGCCGGTGCTGCGCTTGGGCATCGAGCGCTATGACGGCTTTGTGGGCCTCGTGGTGCACCCCGAGCCCGTGGTGGCCAGGCGGGAGCACGCCGACGACGACGGCGTCGTCCACGCCTACGAAGAACCGCTGGCCGGCGAAGCGATGGCAGGCGGCCCCGTGATGCTGGTCTGGCCGGACGTGCGCCGCGCCGGCCAGAGCGCCCCTCAGGGCTACAACGTCGTCATCCACGAGTTTGCGCACGTGCTCGACATGGCCGACGGGCTGGCCGACGGTGTGCCGCTGCTGCCACCGAGCATCGACCGCGGCGGGTGGTGCGCGATGCTCGACCGCGAGTACCAGACCTTCGCGGCCCGCGTGGAGCGCGAGGAAGACACCGCGCTGGACCCCTACGCAGCCAGCGCCGTCGAGGAGTTCTTCGCCGTGGCAAGCGAAAGCTTTTTTGTCGATCCAGCGCGCATGCGGGCCGAGCATGCGGCGCTTTACGGGCAGTTCAGAAACTTCTACCGGCAGGATCCGGCGTCGGACCTGCCTGCGAGAGTTCTGGCCCGGCCCTGA
- a CDS encoding aspartate kinase: MALIVHKYGGTSMGSTERIRSVAQRVAKWVRAGHQIVVVPSAMSGETNRLLGLAKELMPNAGTPEALRELDAVAATGEQVSVGLLALALQAQGLQAVSYGGWQVPIRTDSAYSKARITHIDDSRVRADLAAGKVVVITGFQGIDDQGRVTTLGRGGSDTSAVAVAAAMKATECLIYTDVDGVYTTDPRIVPEARRLATISFEEMLELASQGSKVLQIRSVEFAGKYRVPTRVLSSFTPWDIPIDEEARSGTLITFEEDEKMEQAVVAGIAFNRDEAKISVIGVPDKPGIAYALLGPVAEANIDVDVIIQNVSHDGRTDFSFTVHRNDYARALDVLKTTVLPAVGAAEVRGDARICKVSIVGIGMKSHVGVAATMFRTLSEEGINIQMITTSEIKTSVVIDEKYMELAVRALHKAFGLEQAAA, from the coding sequence ATGGCATTGATCGTTCACAAGTACGGTGGCACCAGCATGGGTTCCACCGAACGCATCCGCAGCGTCGCGCAGCGCGTCGCCAAGTGGGTGCGCGCCGGCCACCAGATCGTCGTCGTGCCCTCAGCCATGAGTGGCGAGACCAACCGGCTGCTCGGTCTGGCCAAGGAACTGATGCCCAACGCCGGCACCCCCGAGGCCCTGCGCGAGCTCGACGCCGTGGCCGCCACCGGCGAGCAGGTCAGCGTCGGGCTGCTGGCGCTGGCCCTCCAGGCCCAGGGCCTGCAGGCCGTGAGCTACGGTGGCTGGCAGGTGCCGATCCGCACCGACAGCGCCTACTCCAAGGCGCGCATCACGCACATCGACGACAGCCGCGTTCGCGCAGATCTGGCCGCCGGCAAGGTGGTGGTGATCACCGGCTTCCAGGGCATCGACGACCAGGGCAGGGTCACCACACTGGGCCGTGGCGGCAGCGACACCAGCGCGGTGGCCGTGGCCGCGGCGATGAAGGCCACCGAGTGCCTGATCTACACCGACGTCGACGGCGTCTACACCACCGACCCGCGCATCGTGCCCGAGGCGCGGCGCCTGGCCACCATCAGCTTCGAGGAGATGCTCGAGCTGGCCAGCCAGGGCAGCAAGGTGCTGCAGATCCGCTCGGTGGAGTTTGCCGGCAAGTACCGCGTGCCCACACGCGTGCTGTCCAGCTTCACGCCCTGGGACATCCCGATCGACGAAGAGGCCCGCTCGGGCACGCTCATCACTTTCGAGGAAGACGAGAAGATGGAACAAGCCGTGGTGGCCGGCATCGCGTTCAACCGCGACGAGGCCAAGATCTCCGTCATCGGCGTGCCCGACAAACCGGGCATCGCCTATGCACTGCTGGGCCCGGTGGCCGAGGCCAACATCGACGTCGACGTCATCATCCAGAACGTGAGCCACGACGGGCGCACCGACTTCAGCTTCACGGTCCACCGCAACGACTACGCGCGCGCGCTTGACGTGCTCAAGACCACCGTGCTGCCCGCCGTGGGCGCGGCAGAGGTGCGCGGCGACGCCAGGATCTGCAAGGTCAGCATCGTCGGCATCGGCATGAAGAGCCACGTTGGCGTGGCGGCGACGATGTTCCGAACGCTCTCGGAGGAGGGCATCAACATCCAGATGATCACCACCAGCGAGATCAAGACCAGCGTGGTGATCGACGAAAAGTACATGGAGCTCGCCGTGCGCGCGCTGCACAAGGCCTTCGGGCTGGAGCAGGCCGCTGCCTGA
- a CDS encoding peptidyl-prolyl cis-trans isomerase, with translation MNALLRPLLAASLVLATLTAPLSAWALKVRLATSAGDIVIELDAAKAPGTVANFMSYVRAGHYDGTVFHRVIDGFMIQGGGMDARLREKPTKAPIKLEAGNGLSNVRGTLAMARTNNPDSATAQFFINVVDNPRLDSFGGGYAVFGRVIEGMDVVDRIRAVPTQAQGMHQNVPNTPITINKTSVEK, from the coding sequence ATGAACGCACTGCTTCGCCCCCTGCTGGCTGCCAGCCTCGTGCTGGCCACGCTGACCGCGCCCTTGTCTGCCTGGGCGCTGAAGGTGCGGCTGGCCACCTCGGCCGGCGACATCGTCATCGAGCTCGATGCCGCCAAGGCGCCGGGCACGGTGGCCAACTTCATGTCTTACGTGCGCGCCGGCCACTACGACGGCACGGTGTTCCACCGCGTCATCGACGGCTTCATGATCCAGGGCGGCGGCATGGATGCGCGCCTGCGCGAGAAGCCCACCAAGGCGCCGATCAAGCTCGAGGCTGGCAACGGCCTGAGCAACGTGCGCGGCACGCTGGCGATGGCGCGCACCAACAACCCCGACTCGGCCACGGCGCAGTTCTTCATCAACGTCGTCGACAACCCGCGGCTGGACAGCTTCGGCGGCGGCTACGCCGTGTTCGGCCGCGTCATCGAGGGCATGGACGTGGTCGACCGCATCCGGGCCGTGCCGACGCAGGCGCAGGGCATGCACCAGAACGTACCGAACACGCCGATCACCATCAACAAGACTTCCGTGGAGAAGTGA